A window from Candidatus Afararchaeum irisae encodes these proteins:
- a CDS encoding GMP synthase subunit A, with the protein MTRIVIVDNGGQFTHLEGRAMRDLGVEHDIVDNSVPSKNVLTDDPDGIILSGGPSIEEAGNSRDYLSPDVQVPVLGICLGHQIIADEFGGVVGEGDYGGFADVEVEILEKEGLFEGFDDSISTWASHGDEVKELPDDFVKTATSEICEIEAMRHESLPLYGVQWHPEVSHTEMGLEVFENFVSLCE; encoded by the coding sequence ATGACACGTATCGTTATAGTTGACAACGGAGGACAGTTCACACATCTCGAAGGCAGGGCGATGCGCGATCTGGGAGTCGAACACGATATAGTCGACAACTCGGTTCCGTCCAAGAACGTCCTCACCGACGACCCCGACGGCATAATCCTCAGCGGCGGACCCTCTATCGAAGAGGCGGGGAACTCGCGCGACTACCTTTCGCCCGACGTACAGGTTCCCGTCCTCGGAATCTGTCTCGGTCACCAGATAATAGCCGACGAGTTCGGAGGGGTAGTCGGCGAGGGGGACTATGGAGGTTTCGCCGATGTCGAGGTCGAGATACTCGAAAAAGAGGGTCTGTTCGAGGGATTCGACGACAGTATATCGACGTGGGCGTCCCACGGCGACGAGGTCAAGGAGCTACCCGACGACTTCGTCAAGACTGCGACGAGTGAGATCTGTGAGATAGAGGCTATGCGCCATGAGTCTCTTCCCTTATACGGAGTACAGTGGCATCCCGAGGTGTCACACACAGAGATGGGTCTCGAAGTATTCGAGAACTTCGTCTCTCTGTGTGAGTAG
- the tatC gene encoding twin-arginine translocase subunit TatC — protein sequence MPPEDEELPLTAHIEEMVRRLLVVLFVISVGMLVVFYFSTEMIKTIWYNFLPNTEIRVYKPFGLILTRLKFSGMAGVAAAIPVLVYETFAFMKPGLYPNERRYYIAVVPVSVVLVGLGLVFSYFVALPVVFDYFLRYSEPVADSGLGLSETFSLILLLSLGLGVVFQIPLLIFLAVKMNVTSRDWLASKRIVVWLSFLSIAFVFAPDPTGMAAVVVAGTMVALFEITLFLLRFTSGSDSEKTSEASGA from the coding sequence ATGCCGCCCGAGGACGAGGAACTACCGCTGACAGCCCATATCGAGGAGATGGTGAGACGCCTCCTCGTAGTCCTCTTCGTGATATCGGTAGGGATGCTCGTAGTCTTCTACTTCTCGACCGAGATGATAAAGACGATCTGGTACAACTTCCTCCCCAACACTGAGATACGTGTCTACAAGCCGTTCGGACTCATACTCACGAGGCTCAAGTTCAGTGGTATGGCGGGAGTAGCCGCGGCGATACCCGTCCTAGTCTACGAGACCTTCGCATTCATGAAGCCGGGTCTCTACCCCAACGAGCGACGGTACTACATCGCCGTAGTCCCCGTCTCCGTCGTACTCGTTGGACTCGGTCTAGTCTTCTCGTACTTCGTGGCTCTCCCCGTCGTCTTCGACTACTTCCTGAGGTACTCCGAGCCAGTCGCCGACTCGGGACTCGGACTCTCCGAGACATTCAGCCTTATACTTCTCCTGTCTCTCGGACTCGGCGTAGTCTTCCAGATACCCCTCCTGATATTCCTCGCGGTCAAGATGAACGTCACCTCGCGCGACTGGCTAGCCTCGAAGAGGATAGTAGTCTGGCTCTCCTTCCTGAGCATAGCCTTCGTATTCGCGCCCGACCCGACGGGAATGGCGGCGGTCGTCGTCGCGGGAACTATGGTCGCTCTCTTCGAAATCACACTCTTCCTCCTGAGGTTCACGTCGGGCTCTGACTCCGAGAAGACCTCCGAGGCGTCGGGAGCGTGA